A single window of Synergistota bacterium DNA harbors:
- a CDS encoding ROK family transcriptional regulator — protein MRKYSLSFLKRGNANLLFNCIREKGPLTRAELSRITGLTPSTVSYITSVLIDKGILIELGAEKTNRVGKKGILLDINYDRFLFIGYDVGSAFSRVAVCNGRSEILTLRRLKTQRGEKLIKQITENILRIVSDFKITGIGMAFPGHVDPEKKIVIRSHNLNLKSANITQIVEEKFGIPTFIDHNVAIMARAKMFLNPSPNENFVMINLGLGVGAAFVHEGKIYRGKNFVAPEVGHLLVNPNGRKCNCGKIGCLETEASSAAIVKNYEELSGTEVLEKFNSEYIYELAKGGDENAIKAFQRAGKYLGIAIGNLVNILNPTVVYIAGGVSESWEFIKDTFFEFYKENTFYASKDTLVKLFPMREEITAVGAAAYAFEKYIRSEIMKKV, from the coding sequence GTGCGTAAATATTCTCTATCCTTCCTAAAAAGAGGAAATGCGAACTTGCTCTTCAATTGCATCAGAGAAAAGGGTCCCCTTACACGAGCAGAGCTTTCTCGCATCACAGGACTCACTCCCTCAACGGTCAGTTATATAACAAGCGTTTTGATAGACAAGGGAATTTTAATAGAGCTGGGTGCAGAAAAAACAAACAGGGTTGGCAAAAAGGGTATATTGCTCGATATAAACTATGATAGATTTCTATTTATAGGATATGACGTCGGTTCCGCATTTTCAAGAGTAGCGGTTTGTAATGGAAGAAGCGAGATACTCACCCTAAGGCGCCTAAAAACGCAAAGAGGTGAAAAGCTAATAAAACAGATAACCGAAAATATCCTAAGAATAGTTTCCGATTTTAAGATAACGGGCATCGGTATGGCTTTCCCAGGACATGTCGATCCGGAGAAAAAGATCGTTATTAGATCGCACAACCTGAACCTCAAATCCGCAAACATAACTCAAATAGTGGAGGAGAAATTTGGAATACCTACTTTCATAGATCATAACGTTGCCATAATGGCGAGAGCTAAGATGTTTCTAAATCCCTCACCAAATGAAAATTTCGTTATGATAAACCTTGGTTTAGGAGTCGGTGCCGCATTCGTTCATGAGGGGAAAATCTATAGAGGTAAAAATTTTGTTGCACCAGAGGTAGGGCATCTCCTCGTAAACCCCAATGGAAGAAAGTGCAACTGCGGTAAAATAGGATGCCTTGAAACGGAAGCCTCATCCGCAGCAATAGTCAAAAACTATGAGGAGCTTTCGGGAACAGAGGTGCTGGAGAAATTCAATTCAGAGTATATCTACGAATTGGCAAAAGGAGGAGATGAAAACGCGATCAAAGCTTTTCAAAGAGCTGGTAAATATCTTGGAATAGCTATAGGAAATCTCGTAAACATTCTCAATCCAACGGTGGTATATATAGCTGGAGGAGTCTCCGAAAGCTGGGAGTTTATAAAGGATACGTTCTTTGAATTCTACAAAGAGAATACCTTTTACGCCAGCAAAGATACTCTGGTAAAGCTTTTTCCGATGAGAGAGGAAATTACAGCGGTGGGAGCGGCAGCGTACGCTTTCGAAAAGTATATCAGGTCAGAAATAATGAAAAAAGTTTAA
- a CDS encoding prepilin-type N-terminal cleavage/methylation domain-containing protein, protein MKKGFTLVELLVVIAIIGILAVVIAPNAFKAILKSKVARVEEDLNAIKAAAYMYYADTGKFPPDDDCYTVHGVPYHGIDFLENKAGVEGWDGPYLEKWGINPFCVRNPVNRESGYQWEGTWVPSSYPYPTGEHGYDFGNGYEPCIEIGILDLDLSGRKWVQQLLDKHLDDGDPNTGGFQVRDPGNNPSTSWRWSYYRVTIE, encoded by the coding sequence ATGAAGAAGGGTTTTACTCTCGTTGAGTTATTGGTGGTTATTGCGATAATAGGGATTTTAGCAGTAGTCATAGCTCCTAACGCTTTTAAAGCTATCTTAAAAAGCAAGGTAGCTCGCGTTGAGGAGGATTTGAACGCCATTAAAGCGGCTGCATATATGTATTATGCTGATACCGGTAAGTTTCCTCCGGATGATGATTGCTATACCGTTCACGGGGTTCCTTATCATGGTATAGATTTTCTCGAGAATAAGGCAGGGGTTGAGGGTTGGGATGGCCCGTATCTTGAGAAGTGGGGAATAAATCCGTTTTGCGTTAGAAATCCGGTTAATAGGGAATCCGGATATCAGTGGGAGGGAACATGGGTTCCGTCTTCCTATCCATATCCGACGGGAGAACATGGTTATGATTTTGGTAACGGTTATGAACCCTGCATAGAGATAGGGATACTTGATCTCGATCTTTCAGGGAGAAAATGGGTGCAGCAGCTTTTGGATAAACATCTCGATGATGGAGATCCAAACACTGGTGGTTTTCAAGTTAGAGATCCGGGAAATAATCCGAGCACAAGCTGGAGATGGTCTTACTACAGAGTTACAATAGAATAA
- a CDS encoding type II secretion system protein GspG — MRGRRAFTLVELLVVIAIIGILAAIIAPNAFKAIEKAKIARCEADLHAIKSACLAYYTDVGSWPDSLDKLMNDTATGWDGPYLEKEVRNSPWGPYDLTTVTPSGLYTAITFSVYVSADQVPDKAAQKIDKDLDGVADPASGAVQYDDTTAPYKVYYGIGQQ; from the coding sequence GTGAGAGGAAGAAGGGCTTTTACGCTGGTTGAGCTTCTTGTGGTTATTGCGATAATAGGTATATTAGCTGCTATAATTGCGCCCAACGCCTTTAAGGCTATCGAAAAGGCAAAGATAGCTCGCTGTGAGGCGGATCTCCATGCCATTAAGAGCGCTTGCTTAGCATACTATACGGATGTTGGAAGTTGGCCTGATAGTCTTGACAAGCTTATGAACGATACTGCAACGGGATGGGATGGTCCCTATCTTGAAAAAGAGGTAAGAAATAGCCCGTGGGGACCTTACGATCTTACCACGGTTACCCCGAGCGGGTTATACACTGCTATTACCTTCTCGGTATATGTAAGTGCGGATCAGGTGCCTGATAAGGCGGCTCAGAAAATCGATAAGGATCTCGATGGCGTGGCTGATCCTGCAAGTGGAGCAGTTCAGTATGATGATACCACTGCACCATATAAGGTTTATTATGGTATAGGTCAGCAATAA
- a CDS encoding prepilin-type N-terminal cleavage/methylation domain-containing protein translates to MRRNAFTLVELLVVIAIIGILAAVILPNAFKAVEKAKVAREIEDLKTIGKASLLYYADIGEFPGTKGHPPGETDWWGNDPGFCRKPANDWVVESGYNPYPHCDFSRWDGPYMEKWVRHDGWGYVSGSNGWGCYNWNRWENYAGHRLVGMVTVEDYGRIPRKSLEAIDRILDDGDLSTGEVFYQESGAPNTGYQNGNGYLQVVVSRID, encoded by the coding sequence GTGAGAAGAAATGCTTTCACATTAGTTGAGTTATTGGTGGTTATTGCGATAATAGGTATCCTGGCTGCGGTTATACTGCCCAATGCCTTTAAAGCTGTTGAGAAAGCCAAAGTTGCTCGGGAAATTGAGGATCTTAAGACGATAGGGAAAGCTTCCCTGCTTTATTATGCTGATATAGGAGAGTTTCCTGGAACTAAGGGGCATCCTCCGGGTGAGACCGACTGGTGGGGAAATGATCCTGGTTTTTGCAGAAAGCCCGCTAACGATTGGGTGGTTGAAAGCGGTTATAATCCTTATCCCCACTGTGACTTTTCGAGATGGGATGGTCCTTATATGGAGAAATGGGTGAGACATGATGGGTGGGGATATGTGAGCGGAAGCAATGGGTGGGGATGCTATAACTGGAATAGGTGGGAAAATTATGCGGGACATAGACTCGTTGGAATGGTTACGGTTGAAGATTATGGACGGATTCCGAGGAAATCCCTCGAGGCTATAGATAGAATATTAGATGATGGTGATCTCTCAACAGGGGAGGTCTTTTATCAAGAAAGCGGGGCTCCTAATACTGGGTATCAGAATGGCAACGGATACCTTCAAGTTGTGGTTTCACGCATCGATTAG
- a CDS encoding sugar phosphate isomerase/epimerase, which produces MRLALNVSFSLSTFPAVLLEGSPEEVLPKAKSFGFDGLEIAVRSPEEVPVERINELCQKLKIKVVAIATGRVAYEDGLYLTVLEHEIRVAAIERLKRFIHLASNWGAGIVLGKICGTTSRWVNRRSALRMLKQAIDELLPYAERRKVILLIEPLNRYETDIFNRLDQALDFIKNWDSEYLKILPDTFHMNIEERNISEALKRAGEKIGYIHLGENNRLAPGMGHLPWEEIIETLREINYTGFLGLEILPIPSPEEAIKTTAERLRKLIDA; this is translated from the coding sequence ATGAGATTAGCCCTTAACGTTTCTTTTTCCCTTTCCACTTTCCCGGCGGTACTTTTAGAGGGATCGCCGGAAGAGGTTTTGCCGAAAGCCAAAAGCTTTGGCTTTGACGGACTTGAGATAGCGGTGAGATCGCCCGAAGAGGTTCCCGTCGAGAGAATAAACGAGCTATGCCAAAAGCTCAAAATAAAGGTGGTAGCGATAGCTACGGGAAGAGTCGCATATGAAGATGGTCTTTATCTTACGGTTCTTGAGCATGAAATAAGAGTAGCTGCAATAGAGAGATTAAAAAGATTTATCCATCTTGCGTCAAATTGGGGAGCGGGGATAGTTCTCGGAAAGATATGTGGTACTACCTCGAGATGGGTAAACAGAAGAAGCGCTCTTAGAATGCTAAAGCAAGCCATAGACGAACTACTACCATACGCTGAGAGAAGAAAAGTTATTCTTCTCATAGAACCGTTAAACAGATATGAAACGGATATATTTAACCGCTTAGACCAAGCACTCGATTTTATAAAAAACTGGGACTCAGAGTATTTGAAGATACTTCCAGATACATTCCATATGAACATAGAGGAAAGAAACATAAGCGAGGCTTTAAAAAGAGCAGGAGAAAAGATAGGCTATATCCATTTAGGGGAAAACAACAGACTTGCCCCAGGCATGGGACATCTTCCCTGGGAAGAAATAATAGAAACCCTCAGGGAAATCAACTACACAGGTTTTCTGGGGCTTGAGATTCTCCCTATTCCATCGCCGGAAGAGGCAATAAAAACTACCGCTGAGAGACTGAGAAAGCTAATCGATGCGTGA